A single genomic interval of Camelina sativa cultivar DH55 chromosome 11, Cs, whole genome shotgun sequence harbors:
- the LOC104726927 gene encoding uncharacterized protein LOC104726927, which yields MASGEGILTDGQWKKLEIATQNAESLSSSPKSHTLFADLNIKSPTGGKGPVAGIPLRHVRRTHSGKHIRVKKDGAGGKGTWGKLLDTDDGDCCIDKNDPNYDSGEDAYDGLVDSPVSDPLDDYKKAVVSIIEEYFSTGDVKVAASDLRELGSSEYHPYFTKRLVSMAMDRHDKEKEMASVLLSALYVDVILPDQIRDGFIRLLRSVDDLAVDILDAVNVLALFIARAIVDEILPPVFLTRSKKILPESSKGFQVIVTAEKSYLSAPHHAELVEKKWGGSTHTTVEETKKKISEILQEYVENGDAYEACRCIRELGVSFFHHEVVKRALVLAMESQTAESLILKLLNEAAEEGLISSSQMVKGFYRVAESLDDLALDIPSAKNLFNSIVPKAISGGWLDDSFKVTSDQDEGKSSQDGKLKQYKKDTVNIIQEYFLSDDIPELIRSLQDLGTPEYNPVFLKRLITLALDRKNREKEMASVLLSALHMELFSTEDFINGFIMLLESAEDTALDIMDASNELALFLARAVIDDVLVPLNLEEISTKLPPKSTGSETVRSARSLISARHAGERLLRSWGGGTGWIVEDAKDKILKLLEEYETGGVTSEACQCIRDLGMPFFNHEVVKKALVMAMEKQNDRLLNLLEECFGEGLITANQMTKGFGRVKDSLDDLSLDIPNAKEKFELYASRAMDNGWILAEFGISATQ from the exons ATGGCATCGGGTGAGGGAATTTTGACTGATGGacagtggaaaaagcttgaaaTAGCAACTCAGAATGCTGAAAGTTTGTCATCATCGCCGAAATCTCATACTCTGTTTGCTGATTTGAACATAAAGTCACCCACTGGTGGCAAAGGGCCAGTAGCTGGGATTCCACTGAGGCATGTGCGACGGACACACTCAGGGAAGCATATTCGTGTCAAGAAGG ATGGTGCTGGTGGAAAAGGAACTTGGGGAAAGCTTCTTGACACTGATGACGGTGACTGCTGTATTGATAAGAATGATCCAAATTACGATAGTGGAGAG GACGCATATGATGGACTTGTTGATTCACCTGTATCAGACCCGTTGGATGATTACAAAAAGGCTGTAGTTTCCATCATAGAGGAATACTTTAGCACCGGGGATGTGAAAGTGGCGGCATCTGACCTCAGGGAACTTGGTTCAAGTGAATATCACCCTTACTTTACCAAGCGACTTGTTTCTATGGCCATGGACAGGCACGACAAGGAGAAGGAAATGGCTTCAGTGCTACTCTCTGCATTGTATGTTGATGTCATTTTACCTGATCAAATTAGGGATGGGTTTATTAGACTTCTCAGATCTGTGGATGATCTAGCAGTGGACATTCTTGATGCTGTTAATGTCCTTGCATTGTTTATTGCACGGGCTATCGTTGACGAAATTCTCCCTCCGGTTTTTCTGACTAGATCTAAGAAAATTCTTCCAGAATCTTCCAAAGGGTTTCAGGTAATTGTGACTGCAGAAAAGAGCTATCTGTCAGCTCCTCACCATGCAGAACTAGTGGAGAAGAAATGGGGAGGTAGTACTCACACTAcagtagaagaaacaaagaagaagatatctgAAATCTTACAGGAATACGTGGAAAACGGAGACGCTTATGAAGCTTGTAGATGCATCAGGGAATTAGGCGTCTCGTTTTTCCATCACGAGGTCGTGAAGAGGGCTTTGGTTCTGGCTATGGAATCTCAAACCGCTGAGTCACTTATACTAAAGCTGTTGAACGAAGCTGCTGAAGAAGGTCTGATCAGTTCGAGTCAAATGGTGAAGGGATTCTACCGAGTAGCAGAGAGTCTTGATGACCTTGCTCTAGATATCCCATCTGCCAAAAATCTGTTTAATTCTATAGTTCCAAAGGCTATTTCTGGAGGGTGGCTTGATGATTCATTTAAGGTAACCTCTGATCAAGATGAAGGGAAATCAAGTCAAGACGGAAAGCTAAAGCAGTACAAGAAGGATACAGTGAACATAATCCAGGAATATTTTTTATCAGATGACATTCCTGAGCTAATCCGCAGTCTTCAAGATTTAGGGACACCTGAATATAACCCGGTGTTTCTGAAGAGGCTCATAACTCTTGCTCTAGAtaggaaaaacagagaaaaggaaATGGCTTCGGTTCTTCTTTCTGCTCTTCACATGGAGTTATTCTCAACCGAAGATTTCATAAACGGTTTCATTATGCTCCTGGAATCCGCAGAAGACACCGCTTTAGACATCATGGACGCATCAAACGAACTTGCCCTGTTTTTAGCTAGAGCTGTGATTGACGACGTCTTAGTTCCACTTAACCTTGAAGAGATCTCAACCAAGCTACCTCCAAAATCAACCGGAAGCGAAACAGTCCGCTCAGCTAGGTCTCTTATCTCAGCCCGACACGCAGGAGAGAGACTTCTGAGAAGCTGGGGTGGTGGAACCGGATGGATAGTGGAAGATGCAAAGGACAAAATCTTGAAACTTCTAGAAGAATACGAAACAGGAGGAGTAACATCAGAAGCTTGTCAATGTATCCGCGATCTAGGGATGCCGTTTTTTAACCACGAAGTAGTGAAGAAAGCTTTGGTGATGGCAATGGAGAAGCAGAATGATCGGTTGTTGAATCTGCTTGAGGAGTGTTTTGGTGAAGGATTGATTACAGCTAACCAAATGACGAAAGGTTTTGGTCGTGTTAAAGACAGCCTGGATGACTTGTCTCTTGATATACCGAATGCGAAAGAGAAGTTTGAGTTGTATGCTAGCCGTGCCATGGACAATGGCTGGATCCTTGCTGAGTTTGGGATATCTGCAACTCAGTGA